GGTTTTTATGATGGTCTAAGGCTATGAATTATTGTGGTTTATGCTGTGTATGTTCGTCCCGTTTTAACCGTATAATTATGACAATCCTGTATCAAATTGACGATTGTAGATTTTTTTGAATTCTTTGTTTGCATAACGCTTAGTGTCAAATTAGACTGTCTTCGAAGTTGGTACTCGCTTAAGAAAGCATAAACCTCCGAGTCCGATCACCAGCCCCAAAGAAGCACGCTTTGCACTTCGTTTGTCCGCAGTTCCTTTATGGTTCTCAAGACATTGCTGGTATGTCGATCCAGATCAGGTATCGTTACTCTGGATTTCAGGTGGTTATTTTCCAACGTGACGCCGCATTCCATCTTTTTTTCTTGTGTAGGAGTAGTAGAACATGTCTCAACGCGAAACCGGTACTGTAAAGTGGTTTAATGACGACAAAGGCTTCGGCTTTATTGCTCGTGAAAATGACAATGGCGATGTCTTCGTCCACCACTCTGCCATTGGTGGCACGGGTTTCAAGTCCCTGAAAGAAGGTCAGCGTGTGGAGTTCACCGTTGTCGATGGTCGTAAAGGACCTGCCTGTGAAGATGTTGTCGCTATCTAAGACGGTATCTTTGCACTAAATTAAAAAACACCGTACCTTCTGGTACGGTGTTTTTTTGTGGGTATAAATAAGATGTTTTGATCGATTACAGGCGGCGCTTAATCCCTTGGATGGTGTTTTCAAGCGTATTAAGAAAGCGACTTCGATCTTTTTTCTGAAAACTCGGATTTCCTCCTGAGATTTCACCCATATCTCTAAGTTGGGCGTTCAGATCTCGCATCGCCATTGCCATGCCAATGCTCTCCTCATCAAAAGCTTTACCATTGTGCCCCATAACCTGAGCTCCTTTTTTAAGGCAACGTTCAGCCAGGGGAATATCCGCTGTAATCACCACATCTGTTGGTCCAGATTGTTCGGCAATCCAGTCATCGGCTTTATCTAAACCCGACTCTACAATTTGAGCTTCAACATAAGGGGATTGCGGAAAGCGCATCCAGCTGTTACTAACCATGATTGCGGTGATTTTATGGCGTTGGGCAACGCGGGCAATTTCATCTTTGACAGGACACGCATCGGCATCCACATAAAGAGTAATGGGCATGATCAAGGCCTCAGGCGGTAAAAAGGTAATGTACGCCTGTAGCATGGGGGAAATGCTGTATGAGGTAAAGTGGGGATCTTAAATAGATGCCGATCCTTTTTTAGGTAATGACAAATAGCTTCTGCATATCAGCAATGGTCAAAAGATGACGCAGCTTGGGTTGGCAGTTGGTAATGTGGAGCATTTCATTCTGCCCATACTGTTCCCGTGCCCATAAAAGCATACCAATTCCAGCGCTATCAATATGCACAACCTGTTGCATATCAAATTCGACTTTGCGGTCACCGATCAGCTCTTCATAGCTGCCCATAAACTCCTTCCAGACCCTGAATTTGACTCTACTTGGCATTGTCAGGACAACCGTGTTGCTGTTATCCCCTTTAACTTTCATGCTGATATCCATTGTACCCTTCCTTGAGTCATGGAGGTAACCGACTGCTTATATAGTATGCGCTAATCGATAGATAGCGTCACTGCAAAAGTCAAAAATGTTACACATCAATGACAAAATCTCTCTTTTGCCTACACCTATGAGTCCTCTATTCTTAGTCATAGTTACGGGATATGACAAATAAAATAGGAATTAGAGGCATTGTGTGAAAAAAAGATAAAGAGCTTTCAACAGATCTGGTTATTAAATGAGATTATCTCAAAAATTCACCGTGTTATTTATCCTCATTTGAATGTGCTCAGGTAACGAAAGTCCCTTCTTTAACTGTCTGTCTGATGATTTTTTATTTTTGATACGCATGGTTACGTAGTGGATTTTATTTCTACTGACTGACTCTATGTCCCTTCTTAATTATCGGCTCACGATCAGGTTTGCTCTCATAGGCTTTATTGACCAAAGCGTTTTAGTGATTTATGTAGACTATATGTTGCCTAAAATAATCTGCAAGCAATGCAAACAGACTAGGTTGGTTATTGTTGGGAGAATTAAGGTGAGCAAGGTATTTTTTTAACGCATCTCTCATGACAAGCACTCAATATTAATGAAAAAGAAATGATTTTTTAAGTTTTTAATATCTGTAAAAATCAAAATTTCAACATGTTAGCTGTGGTTGGCAGAAAGAATATTCAAAAAAAGGACCATGTAGGGTCCTCACCTGATACCGCAGGCTTGCATAGGTCGTTATAGTCTTAACCATCAACACGACAGTTTGAGACATCAGGTAAGTATGTCAGAACTGATTCGCTGAATATGTGGATGCCGATGGTTTATATCAACCATCGAAGAAAAACTGACGCCCGGTTTGTCGAGAGAGCCGGGGGCACCAAAGGGGGAACTCTATGTCATCTTTCAAAAAGCTCACACCGGTTCTC
The sequence above is drawn from the Magnetococcus sp. PR-3 genome and encodes:
- a CDS encoding cold-shock protein — translated: MSQRETGTVKWFNDDKGFGFIARENDNGDVFVHHSAIGGTGFKSLKEGQRVEFTVVDGRKGPACEDVVAI
- a CDS encoding YaiI/YqxD family protein, whose amino-acid sequence is MLQAYITFLPPEALIMPITLYVDADACPVKDEIARVAQRHKITAIMVSNSWMRFPQSPYVEAQIVESGLDKADDWIAEQSGPTDVVITADIPLAERCLKKGAQVMGHNGKAFDEESIGMAMAMRDLNAQLRDMGEISGGNPSFQKKDRSRFLNTLENTIQGIKRRL
- a CDS encoding STAS domain-containing protein, with product MDISMKVKGDNSNTVVLTMPSRVKFRVWKEFMGSYEELIGDRKVEFDMQQVVHIDSAGIGMLLWAREQYGQNEMLHITNCQPKLRHLLTIADMQKLFVIT